The proteins below are encoded in one region of Indicator indicator isolate 239-I01 chromosome 34, UM_Iind_1.1, whole genome shotgun sequence:
- the RNF214 gene encoding RING finger protein 214, producing the protein MALEQAQADGPAAAPAPALSAPESPTEAAPGPGGEAEPAAAPGQAPARGEPGPGGVEAGGSSGGEAEEPDPEAAPQKPSQNIAVQTDFKTADMDVNTDQDIEKNLDKMMSERALLKERYQEVLDKQRQVENQLQVQLKQLQQRREEEMKNHQEILKAIQDVTIKREETKKKMEKEKKEFLQKEQDLKAEIEKLCEKGRRLLKEQEEKENKIASLIAEQSDEKQLWEMELDKLKNQHNEINRNILEETERAWKAEILSLESRKELLVLKLEEAEKEAELHLTYLKSAPPTLETMRPKQEWEMRLNRIRMTKESVRDQFNDHIQMVRNGTKLSSLPQIPTPTLPPPPSETDFMLTAFQPSPSLTPRLPFPIGPVPVPMVMPSADPRALSFPLLNPAISRPNQPSPPLPASQGRSSPVVASLLATPGPHMPPAGSLPPPPGLGALAPEFQRLQPADKLEKLLEKLLARFPQCNKAQLTNILQQIKTARRTMAGLTMEELNQLVAAKLAEQQERAAAGAQPLGRIRAPMFSAPLPQISTPMFLPPAQVAYPAAASHAPAACKLCLMCQKLVQPGDLHPMACSHVLHKECIKFWAQTNTTDTCPFCPSLK; encoded by the exons ATGGCGCTGGAGCAGGCCCAGGCCGacggccccgccgccgcgccGGCCCC CGCGCTTTCCGCCCCGGAGAGCCCCACCGAGGCCGCGCCTGGCCCCGGCGGAGAGGCGGagcccgccgccgcccccggcCAGGCCCCGGCGCGGGGGGAGCCCGGGCCCGGCGGAGTGGAGGCCGGGGGGTCGAGCGGCGGGGAGGCGGAGGAGCCCGACCCGGAGGCGGCTCCCCAGAAGCCCTCGCAGAACATCGCAGTGCAG ACAGACTTCAAGACAGCTGACATGGACGTGAACACAGATCAGGACATCGAGAAGAACTTG GACAAAATGATGTCTGAGAGGGCTTTGCTGAAGGAGAGGTACCAGGAGGTGCTGGACAAACAGAGGCAAGTGGAGAACCAGCTGCAGGTGCAGCttaagcagctccagcagcggagggaagaggagatgaAGAACCATCAG GAGATCCTGAAAGCAATTCAGGACGTTACCATCAAACGGGAGGAGACCAAGAAgaagatggagaaggaaaagaaggagttcctgcagaaggagcaggatCTGAAAGCAGAAATTGAGAAGCTGTGTGAGAAAGGCAGGAG GTTgctgaaggagcaggaggaaaaggagaacaaGATTGCCTCTCTGATTGCAGAGCAGTCCGATGAAAA gcagctgtgggagATGGAGCTGGACAAGCTGAAGAACCAGCACAACGAAATCAACAGGAACATTCTGGAGGAGACAGAGCGAGCCTGGAAGGCAGAG ATTCTGTCCCTGGAGAGCCgaaaggagctgctggtgctgaagctggaagaagcagagaaagaagcagagctgcacctCACCTACCTCAA gTCTGCACCACCCACGCTGGAGACCATGAGGCCAAAGCAGGAGTGGGAGATGAGGCTGAACAGGATACGAATGACCAAGGAGAGTGTCAGA GATCAGTTCAATGACCACATTCAGATGGTGAGAAACGGAACGAagctgagcagcctgccccagaTCCCGACCCCGACGCTGCCACCTCCGCCCTCAGAA aCAGATTTCATGCTGACAGcattccagcccagcccctcccTCACGCCGCGGCTGCCCTTCCCCATCGGCCCTGTTCCTGTGCCCATGGTCATGCCCAGCGCCGACCCCCGggccctctcctttcccctcctgaaCCCAGCCATCTCCAGGCCCAACCAACCCTCCCCGCCGCTGCCTGCCtcgcagggcaggagcagcccgGTGGTGGCCTCGCTACTGGCCACGCCCGGCCCCCACATGCCCCCTGCTGGCtccctgccgccgccgccggggcTGGGCGCCCTGGCTCCCGAGTTCCAGCGGCTGCAGCCTGccgacaagctggagaagctgctggagaagctgctggctCGGTTCCCACAGTGCAACAA GGCCCAGCTCACCAACATCCTGCAGCAGATCAAGACTGCCAGGAGGACCATGGCAGGGCTGACCATGGAGGAGCTGAACCAGCTGGTGGCAGccaagctggcagagcagcaggagcggGCAGCGGCCGGGGCGCAG cccctgggCCGGATCAGGGCCCCCATGTTCTCGGCGCCACTGCCTCAGATCAGCACCCCGATGTTCCTGCCCCCTGCACAGGTGGCCTACCCTGCAGCAGCATCACAT GCCCCAGCTGCCTGTAAGCTGTGTCTGATGTGCCAGAAgcttgtgcagcctggggaccTCCACCCCATGGCCTGCTCACACGTGCTGCACAAGGAG TGCATCAAATTCTGGGCACAGACCAACACGACTGACACCTGCCCCTTTTGTCCCAGCCTGAAATGA
- the BACE1 gene encoding beta-secretase 1: MAAAWPWLLLWLWLAAALPARSAPPRIRLPLRGGAALPPPGPRARRASAQPQPPGSFLEMIDNLRGKSGQGYYVEMTVGSPPQKLNILVDTGSSNFAVGAAPHPFLRRYYQRQLSSTYRDLRKGVYVPYTQGKWEGELGTDLVTIPHGPNVTVRANIAAITESDKFFINGSNWEGILGLAYAEIARPDDSLEPFFDSLVKQTRVPNIFSLQLCGAGFSPNETEALASVGGSMIIGGIDRSLYLGDIWYTPIRKEWYYEVIIVKLEVNGQDLNMDCKEYNYDKSIVDSGTTNLRLPKKVFEAAVKSIKTASSTEKFPDGFWLGEQLVCWQVGTTPWHIFPVLSLYLMGEVTNQSFRITILPQQYLRPVEDVATSQDDCYKFAISQSSTGTVMGAVIMEGFYVVFDRARKRIGFAVSACHVHDEFRMAAVEGPYLHPNMEDCGYNIPQTDESTLMTIAYVMAAICALFMLPLCLMVFQWRCFRCLRRHHDDFADDISLLK; encoded by the exons ATGGCTGCCGCCTGGccgtggctgctgctgtggctgtggctggccGCGGCCCTGCCCGCCCGCTCGGCCCCGCCGCGCATCCGCCTGCCGCTGCGGGGCGGCGCGGCCCTGCCACCCCCGGGGCCCCGCGCTCGCCGGGcttctgcccagccccagccgcCGGGGAGCTTCCTGGAGATGATCGACAACCTGCGCGGCAAGTCGGGGCAGGGCTACTACGTGGAGATGACGGTGGGCAGCCCCCCGCAGAAG ctgaacatCCTGGTGGACACAGGGAGCAGTAACTTCGCCGTGGGAGCTGCACCTCACCCCTTCCTCCGGAGATACTACCAGCGGCAGCT GTCCAGCACCTACCGTGACCTGCGGAAGGGAGTCTACGTGCCCTACACCCAGGGCAAGTGGGAGGGGGAGCTGGGCACCGACCTTGTCACCATCCCCCACGGCCCCAACGTCACCGTCAGAGCCAACATCGCTGCCATCACCGAGTCCGACAAGTTCTTCATCAATGGCTCCAACTGGGAAGGGATCCTGGGGCTGGCGTACGCCGAGATCGCCCGG CCCGACGACAGCCTGGAGCCCTTCTTTGACTCGCTGGTGAAGCAGACTCGGGTGCCCAACAtcttctccctgcagctctgcggGGCAGGCTTCTCGCCCAACGAGACGGAGGCCCTGGCATCAGTGGGAGGCAGCATG ATCATCGGTGGCATCGACCGCTCGCTGTACCTGGGGGACATCTGGTACACACCCATCCGGAAGGAGTGGTACTATGAGGTCATCATTGTCAAGCTGGAGGTCAACGGGCAGGACCTCAACATGGACTGCAAAGAG TACAACTACGACAAGAGCATTGTGGACAGTGGCACCACCAACCTCAGGCTGCCAAAGAAGGTGTTTGAGGCTGCAGTGAAATCCATCAAGACAGCTTCTTCG ACAGAGAAGTTCCCGGATGGCTTCTGGCTGGGGGAGCAGCTGGTTTGCTGGCAGGTGGGCACGACCCCCTGGCACATCTTCCCAGTCCTGTCCCTCTACCTGATGGGGGAAGTCACCAACCAGTCCTTCCGCATCACCATCCTGCCCCAG CAATACCTGCGCCCCGTGGAGGACGTGGCCACCTCTCAGGATGACTGCTACAAGTTTGCCATCTCCCAGTCCTCCACGGGCACCGTCATGGGCGCTGTGATCATGGAGGGCTTCTATGTGGTGTTCGACCGTGCCCGCAAGCGCATCGGCTTCGCCGTCAGTGCCTGCCACG tgcaCGATGAGTTCCGGATGGCGGCAGTGGAGGGGCCCTACCTGCACCCCAACATGGAGGACTGTGGCTACAACATCCCCCAGACAGATGAGTCCACGCTGATGACCATTGCCTACGTGATGGCTGCCATCTGTGCCCTCTTcatgctgcccctctgcctcaTGGTGTTCCAGTGGCGCTGCTTCCGCTGCCTGCGCCGCCACCACGACGACTTCGCCGATgacatctccctgctgaagtga